Proteins encoded in a region of the Loxodonta africana isolate mLoxAfr1 chromosome 22, mLoxAfr1.hap2, whole genome shotgun sequence genome:
- the C22H3orf22 gene encoding uncharacterized protein C3orf22 homolog yields MDSWAHRKSHQSKKCRMKTQERFAKKFPYRFSWLTEPGPESLQTSEVMKINNRPREQLPLQRGLVPTRSIPDRGLGGWKQAPPIKKSRGAGRRSKDSAREGQGGTGWRTALRPHCCGQPLRAVWLSPRLQVPDYPSLPCSPPLQPWLLPQRHLWEIKLLIQRFPGQGARVLSLLGTNVDHPRSGSCQERPEASPRTS; encoded by the exons ATGGACTCGTGGGCCCACAGGAAGAGCCACCAGTCTAAGAAGTGTAGGATGAAGACCCAGGAGAGATTTGCCAAGAAGTTTCCATACAG GTTCAGCTGGCTGACAGAACCTGGCCCAGAGTCCCTGCAGACCTCGGAGGTCATGAAGATTAACAACAGGCCAAGGGAGCAGCTGCCCCTGCAGAGGGGGTTGGTGCCAACAAGGtccattccagacagagg TCTGGGTGGATGGAAGCAAGCACCACCAATCAAGAAATCCAGAGGAGCAGGTAGGAGGAGCAAGGACAGTGCCCGGGAGGGTCAGGGTGGCACTGGGTGGAGGACCGCCCTAAGGCCACACTGCTGTGGCCAGCCACTGAGGGCTGTGTGGCTCTCCCCTAGGCTCCAGGTTCCAGATTACCCCTCACTGCCGTGCTCCCCTCCACTGCAGCCATGGCTGCTGCCCCAGAGACACCTTTGGGAGATCAAGCTCCTAATCCAACGATTTCCTGGACAAGGAGCCCGTGTGCTGTCCCTCCTGGGCACCAATGTGGACCATCCCCGGAGTGGCTCGTGTCAGGAGCGTCCAGAGGCCTCTCCTAGAACATCATAG